AAATCGAGGAAATGAAAACGGTTTGTTGGTTTTGCACGAAAAAAGCGACGATGGTTTTGCGTGTCGATGAAGAAGGACAACCAATGTATAAAGGCGACCAAATCATGATTGGCGGCAACGATCGTTACTATCCAGTTTGCCGAAAATGTCACGCCAACCCATCAATTTAACTTTTTAACAACTAAAAAATGAGGTGAACCTAAATGTATGATCGTTTACAAGCAGTGGAAGATCGTTATGATGAATTGAATGAATTGTTGAGCGACCCAAACGTGGTCAGTGACGCGAAAAAGCTCCGCGATTATTCCAAAGAGCAGTCGGCTATTACAGAAACAGTGGAGACATATCGTGAGTATAAAGAAGTGACCACAGGACTTGCAGAAACACGCGAAATGATGAACGAGAAGCTCGATGATGACATGAAAGAAATGGTGAAGGAAGAATTCAACGAGTTAACAGCAGAAAAAAGCCGATTAGAGGAGCGCTTAAAACTATTGCTCGTTCCAAAAGACCCGAATGACGACAAAAACGTTATTATGGAAATTCGTGGAGCTGCAGGTGGCGATGAGGCCGCTCTATTTGCTGGCGACTTATTCCGGATGTATTCACGTTATGCAGAATCTCGTGGTTGGAAAGCCGAAGTTATGGATGCAAACGCGACGGGAATTGGTGGCTATAAAGAGATTATCGTATTGATTAACGGCGCTGGAGCTTACTCTCGCCTAAAATACGAAAATGGTGCTCACCGCGTACAGCGCGTTCCAGAAACCGAATCAGGCGGCCGGATTCATACATCGACAGCAACGGTTGCGATTTTGCCAGAAGCTGAAGATGTGGAAATCGACATTAAAGATAACGAAATTCGGACGGATACATTTGCTTCAAGTGGCGCGGGCGGACAAAGTGTTAATACAACAATGTCAGCCGTACGTTTGACGCATATTCCGACGGGGATTGTTGTTTCGATGCAAGATGAACGTTCTCAAATTAAGAATAAAGAAAAAGCGATGAAAATTTTGCGTGCGCGTATTTTTGATAAATTTGAGCGTGAAGCACGTGAGGAATATGATACGCATCGGAAATCTGCAGTTGGTACGGGTGACCGTTCTGAGCGGATTCGGACGTATAATTATCCACAAAACCGTGTAACAGATCACCGTATTGGTTTGACGATTCAAAAGCTCGACCAAATCATGGAAGGCAAGCTTGATGAAGTTATCGACGCGCTGATTATGGAAGACCAAACGAGCCGACTCGATCATCTAAGCGACGGTATGTAAGATGACAATCGCCGAAATTTTGCATCAAGCAAAAGCTGAACTAAGCGCTCGCGAACTAGACCTCAACATAGCAGAAATCATCATCGAAACGCGGCTTGGCCTGACACGATCCGAATTATGGATGTCGACAAGTCAAGAGCTAAGTCTGAGCGAAAAGGCACAGTTTGACAGCGATTTCGCACGTTATATAAATGGAGAGCCAGTTCAGTATATTTTAGAAGTGGCTCCTTTTTATGGTCGCGATTTTTATGTCACACCGAGTGTCCTGATCCCTCGTCCAGAAACGGAAGAACTCGTCTATGCCGCAGAAAAAGTGATTGAAAACAATCCAAACCACGTGCATCGCGTGCTTGATGTTTGCACAGGAAGTGGTATTATTCCTATCACCTTAAAAGCGATATTCCCAAGTCTCGACGTATCTGGCTCTGATATTTCGACCGAAGCCCTAGAAGTCGCAGAAGAAAACAAGAAACGTTTACAGACGAACGTCCGACTTATCCACAGCGACCTCGTTGACTTCTTTCAGGAAAAAGGTGAAAAATTCGATTTGATTCTAGCCAACCCTCCTTATATTGCTGATCACGAGCGCGCCGAAATGTCTGATTACGTGCTAGATCACGAACCCGACCTAGCCTTATTCGCGCCCAATAACGGTTTAGCGATTTACGAACAACTCATTATGAATTTACCAGGACTTGTGGATAACATCTTCTGGATTGGGATGGAAATAGGTTATACACAAGGAGAGTCCGTAAAAAAATTATTCGAAAAAAGTTTTCCACAGGCAGAAATTATCATTCAACAAGATATTAACGGTAAAGATCGAATAGTTATTTGTCGAAAAGGACTGATATAAAAGCATTTCTATCACGGGAATGCTTTTTTATTGGCTTAGTTTATCCACAACTTTGGGGATAAAACTTTGTGCAAAAAAATATTTTTAATAAAATCTTAACAAAGTAAACCTAGTTATCAACACACTTATACACATTATCCACAGATTCACAATTAGTTATCCACATTGACAAAGTTATTATCCACAGTTTGTGTATAACTTTGTGGATGAATCGCTAATTTTCAAATAAATCGATCTCATACTGTAAAAAAGACGTCCAAACCGTTAAAATAAGATTAAAGCAATGTAAAGGAGCAATTCCTAATGAAAACAAAGATTTGGCACATAACAAAGGAAAATGAGATACAAACTTATCTTGAGGCGGCGAAACTTTTGCAAGCGGGAGAAGCTGTAGCATTTCCGACTGAAACAGTATACGGAATTGGTGCGGATGCTACAAACGAGCAAGCCGTTGCAAAAATATATGAAGCGAAGGGAAGACCTTCTGATAATCCGCTGATTGTACATATTGCGGATCAATCGCAAGTGCACGAGTTTGTTACGAAAATTCCAAGTAACGCCAAAAAGTTGATGCAAGAATTTTGGCCAGGTCCGTTGACAATTATTTTGCCGTTGCGGCCAGATCGTTTAGCGAGGAATGTGACAGCAGGATTAGATAGCGTCGGCGTTCGCATGCCAGAACATCCAGTGGCACTTGGTCTTTTAGCTGTTGCGGGAATTCCAATCGCGGCACCAAGTGCAAACAGGTCGGGGAAACCGAGCCCCACATCAGGAGAACATGTGGAGGAAGATTTATCAGGACGGATTGCGGGAATTGTTTTTGGCGGGAAAACAGGTGTGGGGCTGGAATCTACAGTTATTGATTGCACGCTTGAAACCCCAGCCATTTTGCGACCAGGTGGTATTTCACAAGAGCAAATCGAAGCGGTCATCGGGCCAGTGATTTCAGAAGGCAAGGAAGTAGCGCAGCAAGAAGCACCGAAAGCGCCAGGCATGAAATATACACATTACGCGCCGAAAGCTCCCGTTGTCCTGATTGAAGGAGATGTAGCATTTTTCCAAGAGCAGATTGACGTGGCCGAGCATCAGGGGGAGACTGTTGGCGTGCTCGTTTCTGATGAGTTAGCGAGAAAATTGAAGGCTTCGAAATACGTAAGAGGTCTTGGTAGTAGGGATTATCCCGAACAAATTGCTTACCACTTATACGACCAGCTTCGCCATTTTGACCATACGCCAGTGACCCTGATTTATGCTGAGCCTTTTGTGAAAATTGGCATTGGGGAAGCGGTGATGAACCGTCTTGATAAAGCAGCAGGTGGACATTATATTAGGCAAAGCGAGGAAAATTAGAATGAAAATCTTATTTGTATGCACTGGAAATACATGCCGAAGTCCGATGGCCGAAAAAATGCTACAATGGTTCAAGCCAGACTGGGAGGTCGCATCAGCAGGACTTGCAGCGCAAACAGGCTCTCCAATGTCGTTGCAGTCACAAGAAGTTTTGCAGGAGCATGGTTTACCAACCTATCATGTTGCGAAATTATTGAACAAAGATATGGTTGTAGAAGCGGATAAAATTTTTGTGATGACAGAACAGCACCGGCGAGCAGTTGTGGATAAGTTTCCAAATAAGAAGACCGAACTGATTTCGCCATATGATTTTGACGTGGCTGATCCTTACGGTGGTAGTAAAGCGGATTACGAGTATACGTTTGCAGAGTTAGAGGAAATGATAGCACGACGATTTTTGTGAAAATAAGAGAAATTTACTTTTTTGAAAAATGGTGCGGACTTATTGTTAGGTTTGCGATTGTTTTTTGAGAGGGTATTTTTTTGGCTCTTTGTCAATTGTTGGGGTGAAATATCGAGGTACAAGCTAGGGAAATAGTGGCTTGTACCTCTTTTTAGCCTACAGAAATGTCAAAATTTTTGATAAAGTGCTGGGCAAGTATTTTGGCGCGGAACCGTGAAAAGTTTTGATAGCCATAAGAAGTACGCTTGATGACCTTGGTTCGGTTGTTAATTCCTTCTACGAAACCATTGGACAGATGTGGGTAAATGAAGGCATTGATGATTTCTGTTTCCCAGCGTCGGAAAGTACCGATAGCTTTTATGAATTCTGGAAGCTGTTTGTCTTGTACGAGTTGATAGAAATCGTGTAAGGATTGACGAACGTCGCGGCGTTCTTGTGCTTTATTGGCATCAAACCAAGCCTGATAGGCTTCCTTGATGGTGTAGGCGGTTTGTAGATCAGGGTGCAAGCTTAAGTAACGGCGAATGATGCTTTTTTGCGCTGTATCCAGCTTATGAGATCGCTTGAAAAGGAGTTTTTGTATCCGTTTCCCGTGTTTTCGATCTTTTTCTGAAAAACGCTGTTGGACACGAACGCGGACTTTATTCAGCGCCCAATAGATGTAGCGAGAGAAGTGGAAAGAATCGGCAATAATAACTGGTTTGTCAAGAGCTTGTTGCACAGCGTTTTTGAAGGTCGAGCTCAAATCCATGATAACCATCTCTACCTGATGCCCGCGTTCTCTTAAATAACGTTGAATGGTTTTGGCGCGACGGTTTTCTAAGATATCAATGGGGCGACGAGTCATGGGGTCAGCGATAATGAGTTGGAATTTGCCTTTGTCGGTATCTCCCTTGAACTCATCGATAGCGATGACTTTAGGAAGAGCGACGGGAGGCGTGGAAAAGGCTTCTGTACGCGCGTCGAATAGGCGCATAATTTTAGGTGCGGTGGTTCCAAACGTTCTGGCAGTATAGGTAAAGGAGGGGGCAGAGATACTATGGAAAAGGGCTGCTTGATGCCAAGATGTCGAAAAACGCTGATAGCGTGCCACAAGTCCTTGATTTTTTTCATCAAATGATTTTCCGCAGGAACAAGCATATCTGCGTTTTCGATAGTGCACATAGACACGTTTTTCTGCGACTTTTAGATGTTGGAAAGTGTGCGTACGATAGTCTTTAATGCGATCTGTCCGTGTTTTACAAGAGGGGCAGGCATGTTTTTTTCGTTTTAGTTGGATATGAATGTGGCAGATATGATTTTCAATCGAATAATCAAGAAGTTGGATGTTTTTATTTTCTAAACCGATGAGTTGTATGATAAAATGGTCTGGCATGGTAATATCGCTCCTTTGGATTGGGTTTCGTCACTTTTATCTTAAAGGATTTTGATATTACTGTGTATTTTTTTGTCTTGAAATGAGAACAAAAAAATGCGGAGGTAGATTATTTTCTACCCCAACATTTATTATAGAACCATTTTTTTTGAGTTTTTTCTATGCGAAGTAAGGGGTCTGTAATTTGTGTTATTAGTTTTAAAGGCGAGGTGGTTTGCTTG
The sequence above is drawn from the Listeria weihenstephanensis genome and encodes:
- a CDS encoding ISL3 family transposase, whose translation is MPDHFIIQLIGLENKNIQLLDYSIENHICHIHIQLKRKKHACPSCKTRTDRIKDYRTHTFQHLKVAEKRVYVHYRKRRYACSCGKSFDEKNQGLVARYQRFSTSWHQAALFHSISAPSFTYTARTFGTTAPKIMRLFDARTEAFSTPPVALPKVIAIDEFKGDTDKGKFQLIIADPMTRRPIDILENRRAKTIQRYLRERGHQVEMVIMDLSSTFKNAVQQALDKPVIIADSFHFSRYIYWALNKVRVRVQQRFSEKDRKHGKRIQKLLFKRSHKLDTAQKSIIRRYLSLHPDLQTAYTIKEAYQAWFDANKAQERRDVRQSLHDFYQLVQDKQLPEFIKAIGTFRRWETEIINAFIYPHLSNGFVEGINNRTKVIKRTSYGYQNFSRFRAKILAQHFIKNFDISVG
- a CDS encoding L-threonylcarbamoyladenylate synthase, giving the protein MKTKIWHITKENEIQTYLEAAKLLQAGEAVAFPTETVYGIGADATNEQAVAKIYEAKGRPSDNPLIVHIADQSQVHEFVTKIPSNAKKLMQEFWPGPLTIILPLRPDRLARNVTAGLDSVGVRMPEHPVALGLLAVAGIPIAAPSANRSGKPSPTSGEHVEEDLSGRIAGIVFGGKTGVGLESTVIDCTLETPAILRPGGISQEQIEAVIGPVISEGKEVAQQEAPKAPGMKYTHYAPKAPVVLIEGDVAFFQEQIDVAEHQGETVGVLVSDELARKLKASKYVRGLGSRDYPEQIAYHLYDQLRHFDHTPVTLIYAEPFVKIGIGEAVMNRLDKAAGGHYIRQSEEN
- a CDS encoding low molecular weight protein arginine phosphatase codes for the protein MKILFVCTGNTCRSPMAEKMLQWFKPDWEVASAGLAAQTGSPMSLQSQEVLQEHGLPTYHVAKLLNKDMVVEADKIFVMTEQHRRAVVDKFPNKKTELISPYDFDVADPYGGSKADYEYTFAELEEMIARRFL
- the prmC gene encoding peptide chain release factor N(5)-glutamine methyltransferase — protein: MTIAEILHQAKAELSARELDLNIAEIIIETRLGLTRSELWMSTSQELSLSEKAQFDSDFARYINGEPVQYILEVAPFYGRDFYVTPSVLIPRPETEELVYAAEKVIENNPNHVHRVLDVCTGSGIIPITLKAIFPSLDVSGSDISTEALEVAEENKKRLQTNVRLIHSDLVDFFQEKGEKFDLILANPPYIADHERAEMSDYVLDHEPDLALFAPNNGLAIYEQLIMNLPGLVDNIFWIGMEIGYTQGESVKKLFEKSFPQAEIIIQQDINGKDRIVICRKGLI
- the prfA gene encoding peptide chain release factor 1 translates to MYDRLQAVEDRYDELNELLSDPNVVSDAKKLRDYSKEQSAITETVETYREYKEVTTGLAETREMMNEKLDDDMKEMVKEEFNELTAEKSRLEERLKLLLVPKDPNDDKNVIMEIRGAAGGDEAALFAGDLFRMYSRYAESRGWKAEVMDANATGIGGYKEIIVLINGAGAYSRLKYENGAHRVQRVPETESGGRIHTSTATVAILPEAEDVEIDIKDNEIRTDTFASSGAGGQSVNTTMSAVRLTHIPTGIVVSMQDERSQIKNKEKAMKILRARIFDKFEREAREEYDTHRKSAVGTGDRSERIRTYNYPQNRVTDHRIGLTIQKLDQIMEGKLDEVIDALIMEDQTSRLDHLSDGM